A window of the Cloacibacillus sp. An23 genome harbors these coding sequences:
- a CDS encoding methyltransferase domain-containing protein — MGDIREKVMQAYTEAITSVSDCCSISDMTGGNYDERTLRETQVQSFGCGDPVRAALLKESERVLDLGSGAGMDLILAARKVGPSGHVYGLDMTKAMLDKARKNIDKMKLRNVTLLRGYIEDIPLHDGGVDVLISNCVINLSPDKDKVFAEAFRVLTSGGRFCVSDVVLNKPVPEKLKQSPAAWSG; from the coding sequence ATGGGAGACATAAGGGAAAAAGTGATGCAGGCCTACACGGAGGCGATAACCTCCGTCTCGGACTGCTGCAGTATAAGCGACATGACCGGCGGCAACTACGACGAGCGGACTCTGCGCGAGACGCAGGTTCAGAGCTTCGGCTGCGGCGACCCTGTGCGCGCTGCGCTGCTGAAAGAGAGCGAGCGAGTGCTCGACCTCGGCAGCGGGGCCGGCATGGACCTGATACTCGCGGCGAGGAAAGTCGGCCCTTCGGGGCACGTCTACGGCCTCGACATGACGAAGGCGATGCTCGACAAGGCGCGCAAAAACATAGACAAGATGAAGCTGCGCAACGTGACGCTGCTGCGCGGATACATCGAGGACATACCGCTGCACGACGGCGGCGTGGACGTTCTGATCTCAAACTGCGTGATAAACCTCTCGCCGGACAAAGACAAGGTGTTCGCGGAGGCCTTTCGCGTCCTCACGAGCGGCGGGCGCTTCTGCGTATCGGACGTGGTGCTCAACAAGCCGGTCCCGGAAAAGCTCAAGCAGAGCCCGGCCGCGTGGTCGGGCTGA
- a CDS encoding DUF4304 domain-containing protein, with translation MKILNDVKIQITEYGYKKHGNSFWKTENGFYKLINFQTGAYGDYFFINVALHPDGMPVLSQRCETTKKPKESQCAFRWRIEQIAGCAAVFRGQIGFPQDADTAKRLIAAVMPEIESWLDKRGSYQAVLSADFDELSRSFSAVPILWMKEFLLLKSYCAFMRGDEINAARYFSAYLKENRDMDFSYADNYMKELLSSRAPSCA, from the coding sequence ATGAAAATATTAAACGATGTTAAAATTCAGATAACCGAGTACGGATATAAGAAACACGGTAATTCTTTCTGGAAAACGGAAAACGGCTTTTACAAACTGATAAATTTTCAGACGGGCGCGTACGGAGATTACTTTTTCATAAACGTCGCGCTGCACCCAGACGGCATGCCGGTGTTGTCGCAGCGTTGCGAAACGACGAAAAAGCCGAAAGAGAGCCAATGCGCGTTCAGATGGCGGATCGAACAGATTGCGGGCTGCGCAGCGGTTTTTCGCGGCCAAATTGGTTTTCCGCAGGACGCGGACACCGCTAAAAGGCTGATTGCCGCCGTCATGCCCGAAATAGAATCATGGCTGGATAAACGCGGCTCGTATCAAGCAGTCCTGTCCGCCGATTTTGACGAGCTGTCGCGGTCGTTTTCAGCCGTTCCCATACTTTGGATGAAAGAGTTCTTGCTGCTGAAAAGCTACTGCGCCTTTATGAGGGGGGACGAGATAAACGCCGCGCGATATTTTTCCGCATATCTTAAAGAAAACCGAGACATGGATTTTTCATATGCAGACAATTATATGAAAGAGCTTTTAAGCTCGCGCGCGCCTTCTTGCGCTTGA
- a CDS encoding potassium channel family protein, producing the protein MDVKLKPFVKKRAIFVYEVSLPLMALFSLVTLIALGSSYFHPERQPLLIYALDHIIWFVFTADLLVRLCFARSLKGFLTSRLPELVAVVPVMPFIALNYVFERLGWDGVSSFYIQAVFFVKFIAYLGRAFTTQSRFFKTNLLHYAGGVTIISIVTAAMFFVNSEKSTYEDAIWWAFVTASTTGYGDIVPKSDMGRVTGVCLMILGVACTTAFTSIIAGRIMARSGEQKKQNPHIAAIQGQLDRFMSLTDDEVEDICAVLKSLKRGGEAPEEAEESEKPEDSAPQTALDRRWQSLAAVARVREKFAPFIRAEEEMTELIKEKKKEEGD; encoded by the coding sequence ATGGACGTGAAGCTGAAGCCGTTCGTAAAAAAGCGCGCCATCTTCGTCTACGAGGTGTCGCTTCCGCTGATGGCGCTTTTTTCGCTCGTCACTCTGATAGCGCTCGGCTCGTCGTACTTCCACCCGGAGAGGCAGCCGCTTCTCATCTACGCGCTCGACCACATAATATGGTTCGTGTTCACTGCGGACCTTCTTGTGCGGCTATGCTTCGCGCGCAGCCTCAAGGGCTTCCTGACGAGCCGCCTGCCTGAGCTCGTCGCGGTCGTCCCGGTCATGCCGTTCATCGCGCTCAATTACGTCTTCGAGCGGCTCGGCTGGGACGGCGTGTCGTCGTTCTACATACAGGCCGTGTTCTTCGTCAAGTTCATCGCCTATCTCGGACGCGCCTTCACGACCCAGAGCCGCTTCTTCAAGACGAACCTCCTGCACTACGCCGGCGGCGTGACGATAATCTCGATAGTGACTGCGGCGATGTTCTTCGTCAACTCGGAAAAGAGCACCTATGAAGACGCGATATGGTGGGCCTTCGTCACGGCGAGCACGACGGGCTACGGCGACATCGTGCCGAAGAGCGACATGGGGCGCGTCACGGGCGTCTGCCTGATGATACTCGGCGTCGCATGCACGACGGCATTCACGAGCATCATAGCGGGGCGCATAATGGCGCGCAGCGGCGAGCAAAAGAAACAAAATCCGCACATCGCCGCGATACAGGGGCAGCTCGACCGCTTCATGTCGCTCACCGACGATGAGGTAGAGGATATATGCGCCGTGCTGAAGTCGCTCAAGCGCGGCGGAGAGGCTCCTGAGGAGGCGGAAGAGTCGGAAAAGCCGGAAGATTCTGCGCCTCAGACCGCGCTCGACCGCCGCTGGCAGAGCTTGGCCGCAGTCGCGCGAGTGCGTGAAAAGTTCGCCCCGTTCATACGCGCCGAGGAAGAGATGACGGAGCTTATAAAGGAAAAGAAAAAAGAGGAAGGGGACTAG
- a CDS encoding leucyl aminopeptidase produces the protein MYIKIQDENFNAESLPVIALLAAEGEPETVSLDPLRGEMRDFCRRVVINENFRGEAGKLLVIPVADKTVRFAVVAGLGPDGDITPERVRAAAFSAARAAASRGCAALSLTMPKAGDADRSRAAAEGCALASYRFDKYLTRDGKDRFVKLEEVVVADGCEKALEEGRILGECQCWTRDLANEPGCVINPEALAAKAQELAAELGLKCEIWDEKRIADENMGAYSAVASGSANPPRFIHLTYEPENAKGHIALVGKGLTFDSGGLDIKPSEFMLTMKGDKSGACAVLGAIRAAAMMKLPWKVSVIVAAAENMPGGSAYRPDDILRARNGKTIEVNNTDAEGRLTLADALCYASELKPDMIVDIATLTGACAVALGSTTAGLFTNNDEFGDKVLKASSASGERFWKLPMDDPNLRELVKSPFADLVNSAGRYGGAITAAMFLEAFVEKEIPWVHLDIAAADFAKTPFSYYVKGATGFGMRTLAELIREL, from the coding sequence ATGTACATCAAAATCCAAGACGAGAATTTCAACGCCGAGTCGCTGCCTGTGATCGCGCTGCTGGCGGCGGAGGGCGAGCCGGAGACTGTGTCTCTCGACCCGCTTCGCGGCGAGATGCGCGACTTCTGCCGCCGCGTCGTGATCAACGAGAACTTTCGCGGCGAGGCAGGCAAGCTGCTCGTAATCCCCGTCGCTGACAAGACTGTGCGCTTCGCCGTCGTCGCCGGGCTCGGCCCGGACGGCGATATAACGCCGGAGCGCGTCCGCGCCGCGGCGTTCTCGGCCGCGCGCGCCGCTGCCTCGAGAGGCTGCGCCGCTCTTTCTCTGACGATGCCCAAGGCCGGCGACGCCGACCGCTCGCGCGCCGCCGCGGAGGGCTGCGCGCTCGCCTCGTATCGTTTCGACAAGTATCTTACGCGCGACGGAAAAGACAGGTTCGTGAAGCTCGAGGAGGTCGTCGTCGCCGACGGCTGCGAAAAGGCGCTCGAGGAGGGACGCATACTCGGGGAGTGCCAGTGCTGGACGCGCGACTTGGCGAACGAGCCGGGCTGCGTGATCAACCCTGAGGCTCTCGCCGCGAAGGCGCAGGAGCTCGCAGCCGAGCTCGGCCTCAAGTGCGAAATATGGGACGAAAAGCGCATCGCCGACGAAAACATGGGCGCGTACTCCGCCGTGGCCTCAGGCTCGGCTAACCCGCCGCGCTTCATACATCTCACCTATGAGCCGGAGAACGCGAAGGGGCACATAGCGCTCGTAGGCAAAGGGCTGACCTTCGACAGCGGCGGCCTCGACATAAAGCCGTCCGAGTTCATGCTCACTATGAAAGGCGACAAGAGCGGCGCCTGCGCGGTGCTCGGAGCGATACGCGCCGCCGCTATGATGAAGCTTCCGTGGAAGGTCTCCGTCATCGTCGCCGCCGCGGAGAATATGCCAGGCGGCTCGGCCTACAGGCCCGACGACATACTGCGCGCGCGCAACGGCAAGACGATAGAGGTCAACAACACCGACGCTGAAGGCCGCCTCACGCTCGCGGACGCGCTCTGCTACGCCTCGGAGCTCAAGCCCGACATGATAGTGGACATAGCGACGCTGACCGGGGCATGCGCCGTCGCGCTCGGCTCGACCACGGCGGGGCTCTTTACCAACAACGACGAGTTCGGCGACAAGGTGCTTAAAGCCTCGTCGGCGAGCGGCGAGCGCTTCTGGAAGCTTCCGATGGACGACCCGAATCTGCGCGAGCTCGTAAAATCTCCGTTCGCCGACCTCGTGAACAGCGCCGGACGCTACGGCGGCGCGATAACGGCGGCTATGTTCCTCGAGGCCTTCGTGGAAAAGGAAATCCCGTGGGTGCATCTCGACATCGCTGCGGCGGACTTCGCCAAGACGCCGTTCAGCTACTATGTCAAGGGAGCGACCGGCTTCGGCATGAGGACGCTCGCGGAGCTCATCAGAGAGCTGTAA
- a CDS encoding ATP-dependent RecD-like DNA helicase: MNGEDSQKTIKSPALTIDLHGQAEHIVYRNAENGYTVLRLRVRGYPDLVTAVGILAEPAVGEILTMKGRWTENSRYGMQFHFDECDSAMPSTADGLEKFLGSGLIRGIGPATAGKIVEKFGADTARILDEEPMRLAEVKGVSLAKAEAAGQSWREQREVREVMIFLQGHGVGAGYVMRIFRKYGLASIDVMKANPYQIALEVPGIGFATADAIAQKLGVPHDSPYRIAAGVHSVLNDLTGEGHVYVPRRVLASLAAEKLGVAEETAAEGIEQARMGGNVVVEGISEKEGEEESAVYLPAFHYAETHSAKNLRMIADEPYNSKSVDCAAALPWLEREMGITFAEAQREAITRAVNSKVMVITGGPGTGKTTIIRAVLRLREEGGYRVMLAAPTGRAAKRMTEATGHEARTIHRLLEYSSGGSFGEDQAQRAASSFGGCFMRNEENKLECDLLIVDEASMIDQILFHHLLKAVPRGASLIFVGDVNQLPSVSPGNVLKDVIDSGVCPVVMLNEIFRQSGESRIITNAHRVNRGEMPLEPEDGALSDFYFIEPKVAAEGLSDEEYKKRFDERVLATIKKLVTESIPRRFKFDPVNEIQVLCPMHSGVAGTRRLNAELEKLLNTGGGARVQRLDRVFRAGDKVMQIKNNYDKDVYNGDIGTILSIDGENSRITVKMDAGVVEYDFTELDELVHAYAVSIHKSQGSEYPAVVIPLLTQHYVMLQRNLLYTAITRGKKLVVIVGTKKALRIAVANDRTKKRYTRLAQRLRGER, encoded by the coding sequence GTGAACGGAGAAGACTCGCAGAAAACGATAAAATCCCCGGCCCTGACGATAGACCTTCATGGCCAGGCGGAGCACATAGTCTACAGAAACGCGGAGAACGGCTACACCGTTCTCCGCCTTCGCGTGCGCGGCTATCCCGACCTCGTCACAGCCGTCGGGATACTGGCAGAGCCCGCCGTCGGCGAGATACTCACGATGAAGGGCCGCTGGACGGAAAACAGCCGCTACGGGATGCAGTTCCACTTCGACGAATGCGACAGCGCTATGCCCTCCACGGCGGACGGCCTCGAAAAATTCCTCGGCTCCGGCCTCATACGCGGCATAGGCCCGGCGACCGCCGGCAAAATCGTCGAAAAATTCGGCGCCGACACGGCGAGGATACTCGACGAAGAGCCTATGCGCCTCGCCGAAGTCAAGGGCGTCAGCCTCGCCAAAGCCGAGGCGGCGGGTCAGTCGTGGCGCGAGCAGCGAGAAGTCCGCGAAGTCATGATATTCCTCCAGGGACACGGCGTCGGCGCCGGCTACGTCATGCGCATATTCAGAAAATACGGCCTCGCCTCCATCGACGTGATGAAGGCCAACCCGTACCAGATAGCGCTCGAAGTGCCGGGCATAGGCTTCGCCACAGCCGACGCGATAGCGCAGAAGCTCGGCGTCCCGCACGACTCTCCGTACAGGATAGCGGCCGGCGTCCACAGCGTCCTCAACGACCTGACCGGCGAAGGGCACGTCTACGTGCCGCGCCGCGTGCTCGCGTCGCTCGCCGCGGAAAAGCTCGGCGTCGCCGAAGAGACGGCAGCAGAAGGCATCGAACAGGCGCGCATGGGCGGAAACGTCGTCGTAGAGGGCATATCGGAAAAAGAAGGCGAAGAAGAGAGCGCCGTCTACCTTCCCGCCTTCCACTACGCCGAGACGCACTCCGCGAAGAACCTGCGGATGATAGCCGACGAGCCCTACAACAGCAAAAGCGTGGACTGCGCCGCCGCTCTTCCGTGGCTCGAGCGCGAAATGGGCATAACATTCGCAGAGGCGCAGCGCGAGGCGATAACGCGCGCCGTCAACTCCAAAGTCATGGTCATAACTGGCGGCCCCGGCACTGGAAAGACGACGATAATCCGCGCCGTCCTTCGCCTGCGCGAAGAGGGCGGCTACCGCGTGATGCTCGCCGCGCCGACGGGGCGCGCCGCGAAGCGCATGACGGAGGCGACGGGACATGAGGCGCGGACGATACACAGGCTGCTCGAATACTCGAGCGGCGGCTCCTTCGGCGAAGACCAGGCGCAGCGCGCGGCCTCGTCCTTCGGCGGCTGCTTCATGCGCAACGAGGAAAACAAGCTCGAATGCGACCTGCTAATCGTAGACGAAGCCTCGATGATAGACCAGATACTATTCCATCACCTGCTTAAGGCCGTTCCGCGCGGAGCGTCGCTCATATTCGTCGGCGACGTTAATCAGCTTCCGTCAGTCTCGCCGGGCAACGTGCTCAAGGACGTCATAGATTCCGGCGTATGCCCCGTCGTCATGCTCAACGAGATATTCCGTCAGAGCGGCGAAAGCCGCATAATCACCAACGCCCACCGCGTCAACCGGGGCGAGATGCCTCTCGAGCCGGAGGACGGCGCGCTCTCCGACTTCTACTTCATCGAGCCGAAGGTCGCGGCCGAGGGGCTCTCCGACGAAGAATACAAGAAACGCTTCGACGAGAGGGTACTCGCGACGATAAAGAAGCTTGTCACCGAAAGCATACCGCGCCGCTTCAAATTCGACCCGGTGAACGAAATTCAGGTGCTCTGCCCGATGCACAGCGGCGTCGCGGGAACCAGACGCCTCAACGCGGAGCTCGAAAAGCTTCTAAACACGGGCGGCGGCGCGCGCGTGCAGCGCCTCGACCGCGTATTCCGCGCCGGCGACAAAGTCATGCAGATCAAGAACAATTACGACAAGGACGTATACAACGGCGACATCGGCACGATACTCTCGATAGACGGCGAAAACTCCCGCATCACAGTAAAAATGGACGCCGGCGTCGTCGAATACGACTTCACGGAGCTTGACGAACTCGTCCACGCCTACGCCGTCTCGATACACAAATCGCAGGGCTCGGAATATCCCGCAGTCGTCATCCCGCTTCTGACGCAGCACTACGTCATGCTCCAGCGCAATCTGCTGTACACCGCGATAACTCGCGGCAAGAAGCTCGTCGTCATAGTCGGCACGAAAAAGGCGCTGCGCATAGCCGTAGCGAACGACAGGACTAAAAAAAGATACACGCGTCTCGCGCAGCGGCTGCGCGGCGAAAGATAA
- a CDS encoding alanine racemase: MAGENERYPLLRVRTDRIEENGRRLVADCAAHGVVPWGVSKGISAFAEAACSFEAAGIETIADSRVANMRKMREGGVRAKFALIRVPMYSELNEAAEFCDYVLVSDVGVTAGLARVCEEKRKKISAVVMFDMGDLREGFWYENAAEAARELAPLDGEFLRVAGVGANFSCASGVLPSEKNLSALVDCGRALEAELGRPLDIYSGGGT; encoded by the coding sequence GTGGCTGGGGAGAACGAAAGATACCCGCTGCTCAGGGTCAGGACGGATAGGATAGAGGAAAACGGACGCAGGCTCGTAGCCGACTGCGCGGCTCACGGCGTCGTACCGTGGGGCGTGTCGAAGGGGATTTCAGCCTTCGCGGAGGCCGCGTGCTCTTTCGAGGCCGCGGGCATAGAGACGATAGCGGACAGCCGCGTCGCCAATATGCGTAAGATGAGGGAGGGCGGCGTGCGGGCGAAGTTCGCGCTTATCCGCGTGCCTATGTATTCGGAGCTTAACGAGGCCGCCGAGTTCTGCGACTATGTGCTGGTCTCGGACGTGGGCGTGACCGCCGGGCTGGCTCGCGTATGCGAGGAAAAGCGCAAAAAAATCTCCGCCGTCGTCATGTTCGACATGGGAGACCTGCGCGAGGGATTCTGGTACGAGAACGCGGCGGAGGCGGCGCGCGAATTGGCTCCGCTCGACGGCGAATTTCTGAGGGTCGCCGGCGTCGGCGCTAATTTTTCGTGCGCGAGCGGCGTCCTGCCGTCTGAGAAAAACCTCTCCGCGCTCGTCGATTGCGGGCGCGCGCTCGAAGCGGAGCTTGGACGCCCGCTTGACATATATTCCGGCGGCGGCACCTGA
- a CDS encoding amidohydrolase yields MADGSRNDSIALINAVIYPMAHPGRAQALFARGGVIEAVGGDKEILARCDAKTVVLDMKGKYVLPGITDTHNHLLAAGRSLETLDLSGARSIDEMIGKGRHFLAENALPPGGWFFARGWDQNKMAERRFPNRHDLDLISTEAPLFFERSCGHIAALNSLALKLLKIDGDFKISGGVVNTDGSGEPTGLISEAAVNWARMNIPEQSRDTLEHWYGLAVDRMIRYGVTSVQTDDLEMAGGVAGVLDLYETLESRGKMPMRIAQQWHLRNEDELSEFIENGGCSRGGKFFRCGPLKIHVDGTLGARTAALREEYSDDPGNRGVYAHSQEELNRLVRRAQEAGMQVAFYAIGDGAIERCLNAVEAARGAANPEIRHRIVHCQIGAPDLFARMVVLGVMADIQPAFATSDWPIVVPRLDTDRARWSYAWKSMLNSGIPVGAGSDAPTESLNPFVGIRAAILRQDLDHQPEHGWMPVQRLDRVETLAMYTSGGARVCGELSWRGTLEPGKAADFTAFLEDPFQTPDDDMPELEAGLTVVDGKIRHIK; encoded by the coding sequence ATGGCAGACGGGAGCCGAAACGATTCCATAGCCCTCATCAACGCTGTAATATACCCGATGGCCCATCCCGGACGTGCGCAGGCGCTTTTCGCGCGCGGCGGGGTGATCGAGGCCGTCGGCGGAGACAAGGAGATACTCGCGAGGTGCGACGCGAAGACGGTGGTCCTCGACATGAAGGGCAAGTACGTCCTTCCAGGGATAACCGATACGCACAACCATCTGCTCGCGGCCGGGCGCAGCCTTGAGACGCTCGACCTGAGCGGCGCGCGCTCGATCGACGAAATGATAGGCAAGGGGCGGCATTTTCTCGCGGAGAACGCGCTGCCGCCCGGCGGCTGGTTCTTCGCGCGCGGCTGGGACCAGAACAAAATGGCGGAGCGCCGCTTCCCGAACAGGCACGACCTCGACCTGATATCGACGGAGGCCCCGCTCTTCTTCGAGCGTTCGTGCGGGCACATCGCCGCGCTCAACAGCCTCGCGCTGAAACTTCTTAAGATAGACGGAGATTTTAAAATCTCCGGAGGAGTCGTGAACACCGACGGCTCCGGTGAGCCGACCGGATTGATAAGCGAGGCCGCCGTCAACTGGGCGCGCATGAACATACCCGAACAGTCGCGCGACACGCTGGAGCACTGGTACGGCCTCGCCGTCGACCGCATGATACGCTACGGCGTCACCTCCGTGCAGACCGACGACCTTGAAATGGCGGGCGGCGTCGCCGGCGTGCTGGACCTCTACGAGACGCTCGAGTCGCGCGGAAAAATGCCGATGCGTATAGCGCAGCAGTGGCATCTGCGCAACGAAGACGAACTCTCGGAATTCATAGAGAACGGCGGCTGCTCGCGCGGCGGAAAATTCTTCCGCTGCGGCCCGCTCAAGATACACGTCGACGGCACGCTCGGCGCGCGCACTGCGGCGCTGCGCGAGGAATACTCCGACGACCCAGGCAACAGAGGCGTCTACGCGCACTCGCAGGAAGAGCTGAACCGCCTCGTAAGGCGCGCGCAGGAGGCCGGAATGCAGGTCGCCTTCTACGCGATAGGCGACGGAGCGATAGAGCGCTGCCTCAACGCCGTGGAGGCGGCGCGCGGCGCGGCGAACCCGGAGATACGCCACAGGATAGTCCACTGCCAGATAGGCGCGCCGGACCTATTCGCGCGCATGGTCGTACTCGGCGTGATGGCCGACATACAGCCGGCCTTCGCCACCTCGGACTGGCCCATAGTCGTGCCGCGCCTCGACACCGACCGCGCTCGCTGGAGCTATGCGTGGAAGTCGATGCTCAACAGCGGCATCCCGGTCGGCGCCGGCTCGGACGCTCCGACGGAATCGCTGAACCCGTTCGTCGGCATACGCGCCGCGATACTGCGGCAGGACCTCGACCACCAGCCCGAGCACGGCTGGATGCCGGTGCAGAGGCTCGACCGCGTCGAGACCCTCGCCATGTACACCAGCGGCGGCGCTCGCGTCTGCGGCGAGCTGTCGTGGCGCGGCACGCTCGAGCCGGGCAAGGCTGCGGACTTCACGGCCTTCCTCGAGGACCCGTTCCAGACGCCGGACGACGACATGCCGGAGCTCGAAGCCGGACTGACCGTAGTGGACGGCAAAATCCGCCATATAAAGTAG
- a CDS encoding threonine/serine dehydratase translates to MERLPSDPTITDVMKAYKFLRSRVRHTPAEYSPALSDKAGAPVFLKLDNQQICGSFKVRGAFYKMFSLPADELARGIVTCSSGNHAQGVAKAAAELRAKARIYVPDVCPETKKRAIRRYGGEWVELVVSSGDYDFAEAEARAFAAERGMTFISPFEDPDVIAGQGTAGVEFLTDEPETELLLVPAGGGALLNGTAIAAAALAPKAEVWGVQSEASNPWVVSWEGGVIRSDFTLAPKTIADGLSGAIPQSMLTLAKRHAAGIIEVTEDEIEAAIAFMHREHHQQVEGAGAVGVAALLAGKAPVHGRRTGVIISGGNIDEDKLLPILEKYKNTPF, encoded by the coding sequence ATGGAGAGACTTCCAAGCGACCCCACCATAACAGATGTGATGAAGGCGTACAAATTCCTCAGAAGCCGCGTGCGCCATACTCCAGCCGAATATTCGCCCGCGCTGAGCGACAAGGCGGGCGCGCCGGTGTTCCTCAAGCTCGACAACCAGCAGATATGCGGCTCGTTCAAAGTGCGCGGCGCATTCTACAAAATGTTCTCGCTGCCAGCGGACGAGCTCGCCCGCGGCATCGTCACATGCTCGAGCGGCAACCATGCGCAGGGCGTAGCCAAGGCGGCTGCGGAACTGCGCGCCAAGGCGCGGATATACGTCCCGGACGTCTGCCCGGAGACGAAGAAGCGCGCAATACGGCGCTACGGAGGCGAGTGGGTCGAACTCGTCGTATCGAGCGGCGACTACGACTTCGCGGAGGCTGAGGCACGCGCGTTTGCGGCGGAGCGCGGCATGACGTTCATCTCCCCGTTCGAGGACCCCGACGTGATAGCCGGACAGGGGACGGCCGGCGTTGAATTCCTGACCGACGAGCCGGAGACGGAGCTGCTGCTCGTCCCGGCAGGCGGCGGAGCGCTGCTGAACGGCACGGCTATCGCGGCCGCCGCGCTCGCGCCGAAGGCCGAGGTATGGGGCGTGCAGTCCGAAGCCTCAAACCCGTGGGTAGTGTCGTGGGAGGGCGGCGTGATACGCAGCGACTTCACGCTAGCGCCCAAGACGATAGCCGACGGACTCTCCGGCGCGATACCGCAGAGTATGCTCACGCTCGCGAAGCGGCACGCCGCGGGAATCATCGAGGTCACCGAGGATGAGATAGAGGCGGCGATAGCCTTCATGCACCGCGAACACCACCAGCAGGTCGAAGGCGCGGGGGCCGTCGGCGTCGCGGCCCTGCTCGCGGGCAAAGCGCCGGTACACGGACGCAGGACCGGTGTAATAATCTCAGGCGGCAACATAGACGAGGACAAGCTGCTCCCGATACTTGAAAAATATAAAAACACGCCGTTTTAG
- a CDS encoding ABC transporter substrate-binding protein/permease, translating to MKKLIAIFALIFTLCAPAALLAEEAASPAPEAAAAPEGAKILRWGGDSEGGFPYMFPDPTDPKKLIGFEVDIVEALAKEMGRTPVYVNNAWDNLIPGLDRNLYDIAINGLEVTPEHEGEVNFSIPYYKTFLQLAVRREDNSINGLQDLKGKVAGTLKESYAQMVLEEVPGVEIRTYIVEANTYEDLANGRLDAALFDQPIALYSAGFNPEIKFVGPPIGEIIYAIAMRKGDKELTSEVNRALVALRDKGILREIYDRWNLWTPVMAEEFNDYDPPKVEPVRYNEWAEAHRPQLTFQKRLERYWEAAPLFARGAVVTIEVSLVAMAIAIALGLCLAVTRVFAPKWAAALATAYVEIVRGTPVLIQLFFIFYGLPSVGIKLSPFWAGAIGLGLNYAAYEAEVYRTGLFAIPRTQWEAALALGMTRWQAMREVILPQAIRVVIPPINNDFISLLKDSSLVSIITMVDLTKVYGQVSATYYDYFGPGILVAIIYLLIGLPFVRFARYTEKRLAASEKDGLEGRRENIYRSSTRYF from the coding sequence ATGAAAAAGCTTATTGCAATTTTCGCTCTTATATTTACGCTCTGCGCGCCCGCCGCGCTTCTCGCTGAAGAAGCCGCGTCTCCCGCGCCGGAAGCCGCGGCCGCTCCCGAGGGCGCGAAAATACTGCGCTGGGGCGGCGACTCCGAGGGCGGCTTCCCATATATGTTCCCAGACCCGACGGACCCCAAGAAGCTCATCGGCTTCGAAGTGGACATCGTAGAGGCGCTCGCCAAAGAGATGGGACGCACGCCCGTCTACGTCAACAACGCATGGGACAACCTCATCCCAGGCCTCGACCGCAACCTCTACGACATCGCGATAAACGGCCTCGAAGTGACGCCGGAGCACGAGGGCGAGGTAAACTTCTCCATCCCGTATTACAAGACTTTCCTCCAGCTTGCCGTGCGCCGCGAGGACAACTCCATAAACGGCCTGCAGGACCTCAAGGGCAAGGTCGCCGGCACGCTGAAAGAAAGCTACGCCCAGATGGTGCTCGAAGAAGTCCCCGGCGTCGAGATACGCACCTACATCGTCGAGGCCAACACCTACGAAGACCTCGCGAACGGACGCCTCGACGCGGCGCTCTTCGACCAGCCGATAGCGCTCTACTCCGCCGGCTTCAACCCCGAAATAAAATTCGTCGGCCCGCCCATCGGCGAAATAATCTACGCGATAGCCATGCGCAAAGGCGACAAAGAGCTGACGAGCGAAGTCAACCGCGCTCTGGTCGCGCTGCGCGACAAAGGGATACTGCGCGAGATATACGACCGCTGGAACCTCTGGACGCCCGTCATGGCGGAAGAGTTCAACGACTACGACCCACCGAAAGTCGAGCCGGTACGCTACAACGAATGGGCGGAGGCTCACCGCCCGCAGCTCACGTTCCAAAAGCGGCTTGAAAGATACTGGGAGGCGGCCCCGCTCTTCGCGCGCGGCGCCGTCGTAACGATAGAAGTCTCTCTCGTCGCGATGGCGATAGCGATAGCGCTCGGCCTCTGCCTCGCAGTCACGCGCGTATTCGCGCCGAAGTGGGCCGCCGCTCTCGCGACCGCCTATGTCGAGATAGTGCGCGGAACGCCGGTGCTGATACAGCTCTTCTTCATCTTCTACGGGCTGCCCTCGGTCGGCATCAAGCTCTCGCCATTCTGGGCCGGAGCGATAGGGCTCGGCCTCAACTACGCGGCCTACGAAGCAGAGGTCTACAGAACGGGCCTATTCGCGATACCGCGCACTCAGTGGGAGGCCGCGCTCGCGCTCGGCATGACGCGCTGGCAGGCGATGCGCGAAGTCATACTTCCGCAGGCCATCCGCGTCGTAATCCCGCCGATAAACAACGACTTCATATCGCTGCTGAAGGACTCCTCGCTCGTCTCCATCATCACGATGGTAGACCTCACGAAAGTCTACGGACAGGTCTCAGCTACCTACTACGACTACTTCGGCCCGGGAATCCTAGTCGCGATAATCTACCTGCTCATCGGCCTGCCCTTCGTGCGCTTCGCGCGCTACACGGAAAAACGCCTGGCCGCCTCAGAAAAGGACGGACTCGAAGGCCGCAGGGAAAACATCTACAGAAGCAGCACGAGATATTTCTAA